The nucleotide sequence TTCATGAAGGTTAGCACAAGTCCATTTGCATTTGAAGTGCCAAGCAAAGAGAAGTTGGTATGTTGGGTTGTAAGTAATTGGAACCCTGAGCATGCTCGAGTCAAGTATTATAATGAGCTAAGCAAATATACTGAAATCCATACCTATGGGCAAGCATTTGGAGACTATGTGAATGATAAAAACTTGATTCCAACTATCTCCACTTGTAAATTTTACCTGTCCTTTGAAAACTCAATCCACAAAGATTACATTACTGAAAAACTTTACAATGCTTTTCTGGCTGGATCTGTACCAGTTGTATTGGGCCCATCCAGAGAAAACTATGAGAATTATATTCCAGCAGATTCTTTCATTCATGTGGAAGATTTCCTCTCCCCAAGAGAGCTAGCAGAATATCTTCTAATGCTTGACAAAAATAATAAGCTGTACCTTAGCTACTTTAACTGGAGGAAAGACTTCTCAGTGCATCTTCCTCGGTTCTGGGAATCACATGCATGCCTTGCTTGTGACTATGTAAAGAGACATCAGGAGTACAAGTCCATTGGGAATTTAGAAAAATGGTTTTGGAATTGAACTTTTTAcctttttgtgcattttttcaaAGAAACTGACATAATCTGTAGCCCAAGTGGaggtgggaaggaaaaaaaaaactctgtGTTTTATGTCAGTTTTTATCAGCTATCCCCTCTTGGGGTATCTTATTTATGTTTGTCAGAGATTTTAAAAGCTCAGCATCAGCAGTCATCAATACTCAGTTTTAAATTATACTGTATATAGCTAAGTATGTGCACTGAAGAATAATTTATTCTTTACTTTAGTTTTTATTGAAGGGTTTTTTCACGTTTTCAGTCAATTATCTGTCCCACTCTTACACAAGATGTAGTGATTTTTAACATTGTGTTTTTTACTTTAGATGAGCTATTTAACATTCTTGGAAAATGAAGACACATCTTAAGATATAGAGAATTTTAATGAAATGATCTAGTGGTTTAGTTTGAAATTTGTGTAACATTTCAAAAGACAATAAAGTTTGTCATGGTTTAATTTCTGCCCTCTTAAATTCTAAGAaccctataaaaagaaaaggagtacttgtggcaccttagagactaacaaatttattagagcataagctttcgtgagcatccgatgaagtgagctgtagctcacgaaagcttatgctctaataaatttgttagtctctaaggtgccacaagtacttcttttctttttgtgaatacagactaacacggctgcttctctgaaacctaagaacACTATAGAATTGAATACACTGCATTACTTTTACTGTATACCTGTTTATAAGGTATATGGATTCAGAAAAAATGTATTATACATAAGCTTTAAAAAGTTATCACAATATAAGAGAGCCTTTGGGTTCTAAACAGGAAAAAGGTATTCCCCTTACAGTTAGTTCCATTACGATACCTTGGAAATATATGGATTTGCTCTCATCTCCATAACATAGAGTATTGAGGAATTGAGAAAATTAAGCTCCCAAGTTAGTGTTTGAAGCCCTGATTTGGTaaaggatttaagcacatgcttaaacttaagcatCAGGGTCACAGGTAATGTTACTTTAAATACAGTTGAATAAATTGCAATATACTCATTTGATCACACTCATCTTTATAACTAGATGCTCagctctttctcttcttcttttttaacaCTTCACTATTCGGGGTCAGCGATGtttatagccttcttccaaaactcatgattGTACGCCAAGCTATCATACAGATTGGTCACTCTGAGCTCTGCTGATATCCGGTCTGTGTACCAAATCTTTAGTCTCCCCCTTGGTTGTCTTCCATCCACAATCACTGCAAGAGACATCCTACTGATACAGCTGTACATGCTCCACTGGATATGCCTATTATTCAAAAAAAATTTGGAAGATTTTGCAATTTGTATATATTCTgaatattttcaaattatttaccCAACTCTATAAAAGTCTGTTCCAACTTTAATTGAACTTTAATCACAGCTGGATAACATCCTGAAGTGGGTGAATAATGTGAAGAAATATTGATTGaatattttattagaaaaaaattgtgaaattaaTTACATGCATTAGATTGTTATTATTATTCAACCCGCTCTAGTTAGAACAAAGGCTCAGTTTGTTTTTAGGGAGTTTTCTTGCTGTTTTGAAAGTATGTAATatgaaaggtatttttaaaaagtgcccatCAGAACAAGATTTCAATATAAATATATTGATAGTATTATGTGTGCTATCATAGCAAATTCTGAAATGCAGTTTTGtcattattgtttttaatatgtctaTTAAGATGTGCATTATTTGGTTTCATTATCCTGTAACCTCAGCAACTAGGACTAAAACTCCCAATACTATAGAAAATCATAGATATAGTAGTTTAATAATGTAGATGTATTTTGTACTAAGATAAAGCCACTGTACATAGTTCTTGATGGCAACATGTGCTTATCATCCACAACTCCCACTGTCTTGTAGACAGCTCTTAGAATCAAGCCACTTTATTCTTGTATGATCTCAGTCAGGTTTGACTATGTACATCTGAATATATTAACTGTAAAAGATATACTGTAGTATAAGAACCTGAAAAGAAATAACTGTTGAAGGAGAACTTTAAGGGAACATACACAAGGCACAGATTCTGAACTGGTGTAGATCAGCATAGTTCCAATGACAGCTACTGGTTATGTATCTGATCCAAACTTAACATCCTTAAATGAAAGTAAATCAGAGGCAGAAAGTTTGGACTATGCCTAAACAGAATGGCAGCGTCCCTCTAGATTTAGTTTAATCTAAAGAGTAGTCAGCAGCTGAAATAAAGCATGAAGAAAGAACCCAAAAAtttagaaaaaggaagaaaatatgaaaactTACATCAGGAAAAAGTACAGCTTGAATAatatttaaggccctgatccagcaaagcacttaagggcgtacttaattttaagcatgggtgtaagtgctttgctggagtgGGGCCTAAGTCAGCAGTTGATTTTTATGGTAAACATTGGGTGAATGATATGTTAATTTCTGTGTTACCTCCTTGTAAGTGAGGATGGAACACAAATGCTGAATGGTGTAAAAACTGTAAACTTAAGAACATAACATGGAACACTGAATGAAAAGGTTTATAGAACTATGACCTAGAATTGATCTTTTACCTAAGAGTTCAAAAGTTGCTTTCATGATTCAACTATTTAATTATGCCCATTTATTGCTAAGTCTTAAAAGGTTTACTTACAGCATACTGTGAATCTCCTAAATTCACCAGTACGGCAGTATGAAATATAAAGGGACAGCTCATGTTGTGCATTAATCTGATAGaactatcttgcttgtcaccatgaaaggttttcctccttcctccccccttcccccactgctggtgatggctcattttaagtgatcactctccttacagtgtgtatgataaaacccattgtttcatgttctctgtgtgcgtatataaatctccccactgtattttccaccaaatgcatctgatgaagtgagctgtagctcacgaaagcttatgctcaaataaatttgttagtctctaaggtgccacaagtactccttttctttttgcgaatacagactacctcagctgctactctgaaacctatctaaaaaGAGAATTCACCCACATGTAAAATATATGGGTGGTATTTCTATAGTGTACAAATTACTATTACAAGGTAAAATCCAGGACActttttcatcttatttttttcttcaggagGCAAGTAAATTCACAGAATTTTAATGTGCCACACTGTTTTGAAGTAATTTGTGACCTGATCCAGCTGATTCTGAAGTTTGAGAGTCTTTGTATTGACTGGTTCAATGCCTTGGTGAACTGTACATAGCCTTTTATGTCTTTTCAGCTAATTGAAGTTGTCTTACATGTTAAAAGCCCTTATATCAAGTCAAAACTAGTCCCCTGGCTTCAGGACTCAGCTCATGTACTTGTCATATTAACAACAAGAAGCCATAATGATGAGACAAGAAGGTATATGTTTTGTTGCTACAGAAACCATAGGGTACCAATCTAACAAGGCACataagaacatgcttaactttaagcacatgagtaatgcCATCAGTCAGAGTTGGATCAGGCTCAGTGGGACTATTCTGGTGCTTAAAGTAACGAATAtgttgaagtgctttgctggatcagggcctaactttgtatcatagaatcatagaatcatagaatcatagaatatcagggttggaagggaccccagaaggtcatctagtccaaccccctgctcaaagcaggaccaagtcccagttaaatcatcccagccagggctttgtcaagcctgaccttaaaaacctctaaggaaggagattctaccacctccctaggtaacgcattccagtgtttcaccaccctcttagtgaaaaagtttttcctaatatccaatctaaacctcccccattgcaacttgagaccattactcctcgttctgtcatctgctaccattgagaacagtctagagccatcctctttgaaaccccctttcaggtagttgaaagcagctatcaaatcccccctcattcttctcttctgcagactaaacaatcccagctccctcagcctctcctcataagtcatgtgctctagacccctaatcattttcgttgcccttcgttgtactctttccaatttatccacatccttcctgtagtgtggggcccaaaactggacacagtactccagatgaggcctcaccagtgtcgaatagaggggaacgatcacgtccctcgatctgctcgctatgcccctacttatacaacccaaaatgccattggccttcttggcaacaagggcacactgctgactcatatccagcttctcgtccactgtcacccctaggtccttttccgcagaactgctgccgagccattcggtccctagtctgtagcggtgcattggattcttccatcctaagtgcaggaccctgcatttatccttattgaacctcattagatttcttttggcccaatcctccaatttgtctaggtccttctgtatcctatccctcccctccagcgtatctaccactcctcccagtttagtatcatccgcaaatttgctgagagtgcaatccacaccatcctccagatcatttatgaagatattgaacaaaacgggccccaggaccgacccctggggcactccacttgacaccggctgccaactagacatggagccattgatcactacccgttgagcccgataatctagccagctttctacccaccttatagtgcattcatccagcccatacttccttaacttgctgacaagaatgctgtgggagaccgtgtcaaaagctttgctaaagtcaagaaacaatacatccactgctttcccttcatccacagaaccagtaatctcatcataaaaggcgattagattagtcaggcatgaccttcccttggtgaatccatgctgactgttcctgatcactttcctctcctctaagtgcttcaggattgattctttgaggacctgctccatgatttttccagggactgaggttaggctgaccggcctgtagttcccaggatcctccttcttcccttttttgtatCTTCTGTGTATTTTCACACAATCCTTCACGTTCAGATTAGGTCTCTCACGGTGTCTTGAGTGTTAGTGAGAAAATCAGAGAGAAACCTAACAAAGAGCTAAATGAGCCAAAAAATATACGTAAGTCTTTAAAAAGTGACGCTATTCTAATACATTGCCAGCTCTGCTGAAAGGTGAGGCTGGGACATAGATAAGCCAGGCACTCCATAAATAACCCAACAAGGAGCATACAATCCGCCTCCCCCCCTTAAATCATGAGGAAATAAGTCACCACTTAACTCCAAGGAGATGGCTTCAGGCAAGGGGCTTGAGGCCTTTTGAGCAAACAGGAGGGAGGGTCTCAGGCTAGGCCATACCAGCCCAAGTCTCCTCTGTGGTTTGACAAATATTTGAGAGCTTATATTTTTACAGAACTCTTGTGCTAGGTGAGTCTGACCTGATCAATATGCTCTAAAATTGACTTAGGGTTTCTATTACActgtagactgtaaactctttttACAGGGTTTTacaggagcagggactgtctataTCTGTGTATTGTACACTGCTGTGTACGTTATTGCCTTTTAACAAATAGTTGGTCATATTTCACAATTACAACCATAGAGCTTGTTAACATTGCTTTCTGATTACCTAATATCTTGCCATTTTACCTCAGGCAAAgttcccactgatgttaatgagTGTTCTGCTGACAAAGATCTCAGAATCAGGCACAATTACTTTTTTGTTTGCTGGCAGTAGGATTCTTGCTATGTCCATTAAATATAATTGCACATTTAAGTGTACACAATTTGgtttcattgttttaaataagATCTTGCCACTATGCATGTGGTGGCTCTGAGCCTTGATCACCAGGGGTGCTGCACTAATTTGTTAATTCTTTCCCTTTGTGCTCATTCTTGGAGGGGAAACATGAAGAAAATTGATGAATTGGTCTCTTTTCTATTTCTTCTGAATGTACACTGTCAAGAATTCTCATGTAGAGGAGATTTCTTTTGGTCACTTATTTTTCAAGGGACTGGCTAAccaggttattttaaaaaagcaattttttttctcttattgAATTACTCCTGTCAGAAACACTCCATCCTTTGTGGAGATTTATAGAATTCTCTGCCTGCTAAATTACCATACTAAAGGGCCAGAGTTAGTCTGGAAGGATATGGTAGGAGGTGTGGCCAtacaccaaaaatatttaataatgtacgttttcttttaattaacaacaacaacaaatttgCTTTACCATTTTCtggatctttttctttttctttccttctttctttgttGCTGAATTTTCTTTCTTCCACAAAAGATGAAAATCCAGCTTCAAATCAAATTACCACTTTGTAAAAACTGGTCAACAAATTAAAATGAGCTAAGGAGCACACTTGTGCTGCTACTACATCTGTTAT is from Dermochelys coriacea isolate rDerCor1 chromosome 3, rDerCor1.pri.v4, whole genome shotgun sequence and encodes:
- the FUT9 gene encoding 4-galactosyl-N-acetylglucosaminide 3-alpha-L-fucosyltransferase 9 encodes the protein MTSTSKGIFRPFLIIFIVLGCFMAFLLIYIKPTNSWISGPIESASSVLKMKSFFSTKSDYFNETTILIWVWPFGQTFDLASCQTMFNIQGCHLTIDRSLYNRSHAVLIHHRDISWDLTNLPQQARPPFQKWIWMNLESPTHTPQKSGIEHLFNLTLTYRRDSDIQVPYGFMKVSTSPFAFEVPSKEKLVCWVVSNWNPEHARVKYYNELSKYTEIHTYGQAFGDYVNDKNLIPTISTCKFYLSFENSIHKDYITEKLYNAFLAGSVPVVLGPSRENYENYIPADSFIHVEDFLSPRELAEYLLMLDKNNKLYLSYFNWRKDFSVHLPRFWESHACLACDYVKRHQEYKSIGNLEKWFWN